Part of the Paenibacillus kyungheensis genome, CGGCTCCTGCATATTGCTTCGCTGTAACCTGCACACCTGCTTCTTCCAACTGCTTAGCATAGCCTACAGTTTCTGCTGCCAATGAATCGCGTTCTGCGGTAATAACCAGTGCAGACGGAAGCCCTGTTAAAGATGGAGCAAATACAGGTGAAGCTAACGGATTACGTGCATCTTCTGGATTTTCCAAATAACAAGCGTTAAAGATGCGAGAAATATCATTAGGAATCGCTTCAGGAAATTGTGGCTTTTGCTCAGGATCGGTAGCTAGATCAAGCGGTGCATAATCCAGCACCTGATACACAATATTGAGTTCATCGCCACGCTCTTTGTTCAATAGACAGATCGCTGCTGCTAGATTACCACCTGCGCTATGCCCGCCGACTGCTATACGTTTGGCATCTATATGAAGTTCTTCGGCATGTTCCGAAATCCATTTCACCACTTCATACGATTGGTAGACTGGAGCTGGAAATTTATGTTCAGGCGCTAATACATAATCCACATTAATAACAATACATTCTGCCCGATCGGCAATCACACTACACCACGGATCATCCATTTTGGGATCACCCATCACAAATCCACCACCATGAAAGTTAACGAATACCGGTAACGGATGAGCAACCTCTCGATCAGGGATATGCACAGTCACAGGGGCATCGCCATACGTTGTTGGGATGACGTGCTGTTCTTGCTTCACCTGTGGTGTGTAGCTTGGTTGTAATGTAGAGCCACTGACATTATTCATCGATGCTTCTCTTACTTTTTTCACCATTGCAAGTTGTTGGTCTTTATCCATTGGTTCTCACTCCTATTCGTCTGGTGCATGATCTAATTATAAAAAAGATAACGGAAGATAATCAAATTTGGCGCTCAGACAGCGTATGGCTGCTACTATTTACGCAAAATCCACAAACTAAAAAGTGATTTCTACGATCAGAAATCACTTTCGTGGTGAGCTTGCTTTTACTGTTCTACTTTGTGCAAACGGAACGCTTCACGAGAATCGACCAGTGAAGCAATATTTTCCCGATACGATTTGAAATGAGGCGTATTCATATGAAATTCAAGCGCAGCTTCATCTTCCCATATTTCATAAAATACAAACACACCCGGTTCAACCGATTCATGTAACGTATATTGAATACAACCACTTTCACTACGAGAAGGCTCCAACATTTTGATCAATTCTGCTTTCAACTGCTCTTCATGCCCTGCTTTTGCTTTCAAAATCGCATTATTCACAAGATTCGTCATGGATCTATTCTCCTTCTGGCGGATAAGTTTGGTGGTGCTATGTATTATCATACCCGTTTTGAAGGAAGATCAAAAATCGATACTTTAAATTACAACATATCCCTAGCTTCGGATAGAAGATCGTGTTTCTCCTCTAAACGCTCAATCTCATCTTTTAATCTCTCTAGATATTCTTGTTTTGTTCCTTCCGATATATTTTCGATGATAGATTCAATTAATAAAAAAGACTTTCTACTTACTTCAAAATTACCTTCAATTAAAAAACCGAAAAGCATATCAATATGATTAGAATAATCAAACGGTTCTAAAGAAGCTAATAAAGTCCCTCTATACCCTAGCGTTTTAGGATCTTTTAATACATGTACTATAGGTTCAACCGCATCTGAATTTCCGATATCACGTAAAGCAAGAGCAATTGAATTTCTCAATACATGACTTTTGGTGAGTTGTAATTGTTCAATAAGATAAGGAACAGCTTCATTCAGCCTTTTCTCTCCTATTTCTTCTATCATACATATGGCTTCATCGATATGATTTGTATTTATTTTTTCTTTTAATATAGAAATTAACAATAGCCTTTCTCCTATTTTATATAATCGTAATGCTGTTATAATAAATATCTTGTTTATTAAGGCATAAATTTAATCGGTATGTAGATATACCTTCTATTATTTTTTTCAGATGTTGTAAGCGTGTCTTTTCATCGTTGACACTTATCGTTGTAATTCCGCCTAGATTTCCGATAGATATAATCTTATTTTGTTGATGTCTTAATGCATCGTGAAGATGTAATACAGTTACGACTGTCTCATGTAAAATACAATGACTTCCAGTCTGAATAACGAAAGAGGATACCCAACGTTCAAGTTGATCTACTTCTAATACAGACAAATACTGATCATCTAGCACTTTATTAGCGAGAAAATATATTTCTTCTACATATTTAATCTTTGCTTCAAGTACGTTCTCTTGGACTATCATTACTTCTATAAAATTTCTTTTTCCAACTAAAAATTCATATATTTCATTAAGCTCTTCTATATAAATAGATTGTTTGCTTTCTGTATAACCCCATTCCCAATCATCTAACAAAGGATCGTTAATATCTCGAAGTCTCAACAAAATATCTAGTATTAATCGGTATCTCAAAAATGTATTGTACCCTTGCTTATACATGAAATGATGTTTCTCATCTGCCCAACGAGATAATGATTCTATTTCAGTGAGATTTTGAATAGTGTATTTTACTTTGATATTAAGTTCATTTATCATTTTTTCCATCAAGTACCTCACTAATTCCTAAAATTTATTCTATATCTATCCATATACGTTATCAGCTTGTAGCTTAATAAGATCAATTAGTTAAATATATAAAAAAGACTTTAAAAATAGCTATATGACTTACAACATACTCATAAAGAACTAATATATGTAACGTGTTTATCTTTATCGCTCTATTCCTATTCATTACCTTTCTCTGATTCTTCTTTAATCATTTCAAATAATTCCTCAACAGTCAATCGTACAGAATCTGTATATTCCCACGAGAAATAAGGTTTAAGAGATATAGCAACCTCTTCCCAGGTTTCGCCTTGATGCTTTGATAAGATCTGATTAATCGTTTCTGTAATCACTTCAAAGTCTAACTTATTTACAATAAAATGTTGTGCACCTAGAATAATTTGTTTTCCATCTTCCAATTTTTTGGCTAATGCTTTGGGTGTGATGATAACAAAATCGAAATTATCTTCACCTATCGAATCTTCTTCTCCTATACCCGCCGTTCCGAATAAACAAAAATCGTCCCCAATATCTTCAGTTTCTGTAAATTGTAGCTTTCCATAAATATTAGGATTCCCTGTGATAGTAAGGTCTTTCAGTACGGGTTGGATCAAATGCTATTTCACTCCTTCAAATATAATTATACTATCTGTACCATTTATTATAATCCTCTAATCGAAATGAATAGCTATTAACAACTGCTTTACTTTAGGCAATAGAATCTCTAATTTGGAGCTATCAAACCACTCTATGTCTTTCAATAGTTCAACAGCTAATTCAAATTGCTCATAAGCATAGACGATATCTTCTCGCTGATAAATATCATTTCCATGTATGAGATCGTCTATGATTTCAAAGCAAGTTACTTCGATATCATCAACCTTCATATCTTCAAATAATTCTCTGCAATCTTTCAATTCTTGTATTTCATCTGTAGAGAATAATATTTCCATAACAATTCTCCTTCTTTAAACCATCTAAATAGCTTCTATTTTAGATCAAAAAAAGCAAACTAATTATGAATGTACCTAAACATAATCATCTGAGGATGTTACTTGATAGGGTTATTTGTGAATCAAAATGTAAGTATTACCTTGCTTAACATACTATGCTACTTCGTAATCAAGAAAATCTTGAAAGACACAAAGCTAATCAATATCATATTTAATATGTTAAAATCTAATTCTTACTTTTCTACAAATTCAGATGAAAGACTATAAAAATTTAGGTATCCATCTCCCATCTAAAATATTTGGAGAGCTCCTTCATTGCTACATCATAATCAGCATTCTGACATTTTGAGATAATCTGATTTACTGTAGATTCTATATGTTTTATATTAAAATCATTCATGATTAAATATCCTCTACCTATTTCGATATCGATTTGAAATATTTCCAATTTCTCATCTTTTGTTAAGAATTATTGTACTTTATTTTTCATGTTCATTCCTAAATTTTATAAACTGATTTCGAGCTTCTTTCAGGAAATTTTGGAGTACTGCATCAACGTACGATTCTGTAATATGACCTACGAATATTACTCAAATTGAATATTTATCATTTTGATTCCTTCTAACATAAAAATACAGTTTTCAGTTGTATCAGAGGCTAGAAGTTCAGTTACAGGGTCGCCAAATCGTATCCATTTGTTTGCAATACATTCCAAAATTCTATTTAGTTTCGATTCAGTTTGATTTTCCGAAATTAACATTGTAATTTCTACAATATATACTTCGTCCATCTTCCAATAAGGTTCTATCTTCTTAATTTCTTTATTCTCTAGTATAGGGGAAAATATTCTAAAAACTTTTTCTAAAACTACACGCGCTTCAGTTTCACTCTTTGCATTTACAAAAAGTCGAACAAACATACTCGATCACCTTATTTATGAGTTATTTTACCATCTAATGATACATTTAAATGCGAACCATCTCTATTAAAATGCCCCAATTGATTTTTTCCTGTTCTTGAAAGTTGGACATCCCATTCAAAGGATTGTCCTTGAGTTCTAGATGGTCCTTTAGTCCAAAGATTTCCAAACCTATCTTTATAACCACCATTCATCTTAGGTAAGGGTTCAGATGGAGACATTCAGCACTGAATAGTTCTTGTTTGGTTAACATTTTTCCCAATATACAGCCTGTGCTATGATGTTCACCCAGCAGTATGATTTCGATAACCCTATTTTCAGGATAAATTTTCGCTTTGAGAATTTCACTACTGTTTATCAAAAACGAAAGTGGCTCTATTGTAAATGACTCTACATCAGTGAAAGATAATACGCCTTCCTGCATTTCGGATTCAGATTCATCATAATCAGCTTGCTTCCATTGGCATAATTCCAATGTGATAAGAACCTTTTTCTCAGACGGTAAATATTCAATATTCTCTACTACACTATCATGCAGATCATAAATCGCTAATAATTCGCTTATTTTAATTTCAATCTCCTCCTGAATTAAGGTAAGATATAGGACATTTTTGAACCTTTTGCAATAACATCAAATCTTGTTCTCATTTCAGACTCAGGGTTAATATACTCTCTAGAAATTGTATTTGATTATTATCTGCATTTGCTTTCGAATCTGTGCCAGCTAGGTCATATGTATACATTTCTTTGGGTACATTGGAACAAACCAATACACCTTAGTAAATAACTTTATTTCTTTAGGCTATTGAGTTTTCTCTTAATTTCTAAGACTTCTCTTTTTACTTCTTGTTCAGTATAGTACATATTTTGAAAAACAAAATCTTTTTCATATGGAGAAAACCTTGTAGTAACCGAACTCAACTCTAAGAATAATTTATTTTCTACTTCATTTAAATCTTCATAATCAGTTTCTGTATTGAATATGATTGTAAATTGATCACAGAAAGTTTTTGTATCGTAATTACCTTTGATATACTCATTAATTAGGTAATAGAGCTGCTCTTTTGATGTCATAAGCGATTCCTCCTTTATTCATTAGTGATTCATTGTAATTGTTGAAGATCTATCTGTTTCAACTATATGTGCTACTGCTAATTTTTTAAAATCA contains:
- a CDS encoding alpha/beta hydrolase: MDKDQQLAMVKKVREASMNNVSGSTLQPSYTPQVKQEQHVIPTTYGDAPVTVHIPDREVAHPLPVFVNFHGGGFVMGDPKMDDPWCSVIADRAECIVINVDYVLAPEHKFPAPVYQSYEVVKWISEHAEELHIDAKRIAVGGHSAGGNLAAAICLLNKERGDELNIVYQVLDYAPLDLATDPEQKPQFPEAIPNDISRIFNACYLENPEDARNPLASPVFAPSLTGLPSALVITAERDSLAAETVGYAKQLEEAGVQVTAKQYAGAAHGFTHNGELAVAEDAWHLMSDKLKEAFTAH
- a CDS encoding putative quinol monooxygenase gives rise to the protein MTNLVNNAILKAKAGHEEQLKAELIKMLEPSRSESGCIQYTLHESVEPGVFVFYEIWEDEAALEFHMNTPHFKSYRENIASLVDSREAFRLHKVEQ
- a CDS encoding HEAT repeat domain-containing protein → MLISILKEKINTNHIDEAICMIEEIGEKRLNEAVPYLIEQLQLTKSHVLRNSIALALRDIGNSDAVEPIVHVLKDPKTLGYRGTLLASLEPFDYSNHIDMLFGFLIEGNFEVSRKSFLLIESIIENISEGTKQEYLERLKDEIERLEEKHDLLSEARDML
- a CDS encoding Imm8 family immunity protein, with product MIQPVLKDLTITGNPNIYGKLQFTETEDIGDDFCLFGTAGIGEEDSIGEDNFDFVIITPKALAKKLEDGKQIILGAQHFIVNKLDFEVITETINQILSKHQGETWEEVAISLKPYFSWEYTDSVRLTVEELFEMIKEESEKGNE
- a CDS encoding Imm8 family immunity protein — protein: MEIFQIDIEIGRGYLIMNDFNIKHIESTVNQIISKCQNADYDVAMKELSKYFRWEMDT
- a CDS encoding polymorphic toxin type 17 domain-containing protein: MSPSEPLPKMNGGYKDRFGNLWTKGPSRTQGQSFEWDVQLSRTGKNQLGHFNRDGSHLNVSLDGKITHK
- a CDS encoding colicin immunity domain-containing protein yields the protein MTSKEQLYYLINEYIKGNYDTKTFCDQFTIIFNTETDYEDLNEVENKLFLELSSVTTRFSPYEKDFVFQNMYYTEQEVKREVLEIKRKLNSLKK